A single Vicugna pacos chromosome 15, VicPac4, whole genome shotgun sequence DNA region contains:
- the TDRD15 gene encoding tudor domain-containing protein 15: MDSTSLLPTFLHVDLTISRVECLPKDILVKFQGRNNIECEFDYHILQREIQHIPKVKNNVDIGDFCLVEERVSGEWQRGRVVEKKNELYTVLLIDCGEELRVDSTQVASACGNLFELSPRIIFGIFANLLPIGEKWSPKALNYFKSLVGLKVRGCVQAVLPLQMILLEVPKIISQVLELKLGRLTDGDSFRLIVEMLKEFPKQMSDSLQHKKPELSLSSNDTLLDMQHVLDNLQPFLPIGSIESVKISSALSPSKFYCQLIKSIPELENLTLCMTLHYDTISQESSSTCDNFGLLCVAKRRNGQWHRGILQQLLPNNQVKIWFMDYGSSEAVPSIYVKKLKEDFILVPLFSFPCSLTYLHSPDRDARKSQLSVFKQALLGQIVYAHLDWFSKDEHLYYVTLQTQESTVNSKCLLKTLGTQVLCSLSDSKISNMLRETSASDVNNFAVQSFIGNIEQSIDSLNKKDTLKVGFPIKTVEMEIEAVYIVFVVYVLNPSNFWVRTNEHQNEFQDIMKNINKFYDLCENDELILRNPEPGLFCCARYSKDRCFYRAVITDINGYKINVYFLDYGNTDSIPFFDVKILLPEFCELPALAMCCSLAHIFPVEDLWVKAAIDYFKKIVLKKAILLQVIAKKDDRYTVNIQNIEASENIDVVSLMLQSGYAEYWEVEPEYCPKSVSENAVLNLKSKHKVNFKKVRSALLGRTEPKKYHLSKLKENNLSLLNSPAVNFSDLKNPFSLSVGPESPQLYKEYMFKPGTVLEVKCSYYYGPGNFSCQLQCKLEDLKLLMEQIQNYYSTHSDPYQIGQVACVAKYSKDGKWYRAAVLTQVSKKEFDVIFVDYGYQGRVLIKDLCAINPHFLFLEGQAFRCSLNHLVEPISCKSFSWTREACRDFGNFISSSRGLLTCVICALVLIHPNYLCNLVDLQSRFTSAKEFLISHGSAQYSTLSRPFPSSVSLYSYCYSSFNIEIGSEEEINVCHICSPENFYCQLSRNNKNLEMIETKITEICNLSDFPKCDFTKMRLCISKYVENGLFYRALAMPTDSLSDFLVYFVDFGNKQLVEESLLRPISDGFPELLFTPMQAIKCYLSGLRDVDIPAEINSWFETKFLGKPLRAIILSREPDGQLGVELYDGYQHINQQIKMLLHAYGKKNCDQAHSVEKGPKINENKRLAISLKGKVRNDHHHALINKTSLVTYSESKIDQLVNPKSIYARLLKPSVCYKIEPMSKKMVKKSLKDVLKNKGVKIVPGFEHILDKSDVGQKSVRIVLQPFTRELNQAASQNSYNLSRPQIKDLPQLQIYLNTKVKGYVSNISNPASFHIQLAKNENVIIRLGSALNERSTNMVKERKLVKPMVEDLVVAEYSGDNAIYRAVIKKILPGNSFEVEFIDYGNIAVVNSSKIYEIKKEFLTIPQLGVHCFLSGVKWNEPDEIWDSKTVDYFASTLSNKTVSCEFLKKHEQKWEVNIICDEKCVLNELLKWTACSNLQKTVLQMPQVVSQKVSPVDNETKKGRSNEYEGSVILQPSYQQLVNIPFEELKPGQLERAEILYVSKSGTFYVTLSKNKKLLLDLTGLITEVKKPSFLSMENIEKGLECLAKSKKTSKWYRSKVEKKCVDEKVLVFLVDCGRYEIVPLCNTKVLSKEIRNIPRQAVPCKWIWFENFRNMTFESIVCLFVHLEIDVLFLKHLDFAWEVEILIDGLLLLEYLNLNTVHLEENKLRSSEIIFNVESMTPVSSCTIRSFTWAQLQNGRQYSGIATAISDPSDFCVQLEDFFDTMKSVYMLLSDLPENLQTVPQEHIIPGSSCLFKYELEDQWNRVEISEVSDQSLLLVLIDYGFSVYISYSDIKYLKVVPEELLNLPRLSYPCILHGILPAKGKHWNEEARIFFQDLLSKPGLVFQFRECNFEAKLKVDVIHEKNNLADMLVAYGLAIYSKDSDYLDAVTATGSTKIQYKLKSKPICPLLNQNYYKRETINCVCTEKQKLKNQKTMKRKDVYKNLLRKSHISKRLHSRNLTLREKIEGGKHNSQSTITSDTCAEASFLEVPNCLKNNFNCIENIFGKLLTEGIQENNTVDSSTAEKASHANENIILEDIKGLQIKRICT; this comes from the exons ATGGATTCTACATCTTTGTTACCAACATTTTTACATGTGGATCTGACCATATCACGTGTAGAATGTCTTCCCAAAGACATTCTGGTAAAATTTCAAGGCAGAAATAATATTGAATGTGAGTTTGACTACCACATATTGCAGAGGGAAATACAGCATATtccaaaagtaaaaaataatgtgGACATTGGTGACTTTTGTTTGGTAGAAGAAAGAGTATCTGGAGAATGGCAGAGAGGAAGAGttgtggaaaagaaaaatgaactctaTACTGTGCTCCTCATAGATTGTGGAGAAGAACTAAGGGTTGACAGCACACAGGTTGCTTCAGCCTGTGGCAACTTATTTGAGCTATCACCACGGATAATATTTGGCATTTTTGCCAACCTACTACCGATTGGGGAAAAATGGTCTCCTAAGGCTTTGAATTATTTCAAGTCATTAGTAGGACTAAAAGTGAGAGGTTGTGTACAAGCTGTTTTGCCTCTTCAAATGATCCTTCTTGAAGTGCCAAAAATTATATCCCAAGTTCTTGAGTTAAAATTAGGGAGACTTACTGATGGGGACTCATTTCGTCTTATTGtggaaatgttaaaagaattccCCAAACAAATGTCAGATTCATTGCAACATAAAAAACCTGAATTATCATTAAGTAGTAATGATACTTTACTTGATATGCAACATGTGCTGGATAATTTGCAACCATTTTTGCCAATAGGCAGTATTGAAAGTGTAAAAATATCTTCTGCATTGAGCCCAAGTAAATTTTATTGCCAATTAATTAAATCGATTCCAGAGTTAGAAAACTTGACATTGTGTATGACTTTGCATTATGATACTATCAGTCAAGAAAGTAGTTCCACATGTGACAATTTTGGACTACTTTGTGTTGCCAAAAGGAGAAATGGACAGTGGCATAGAGGAATTCTTCAGCAGCTCTTGCCCAATAATCAAGTAAAAATTTGGTTTATGGATTATGGTAGCAGTGAGGCTGTACCCTCAATTTATGTGAAGAAACTTAAAGAGGATTTTATTTTAGTTccattattttcatttccatgttCTCTGACTTACTTACACAGTCCAGACAGAGATGCAAGAAAATCACAACTGAGTGTATTTAAACAAGCCTTGTTAGGACAAATAGTATATGCACATCTTGATTGGTTCAGTAAGGACGAGCATTTATATTATGTAACGTTACAAACTCAAGAGTCTACAGTTAATTCTAAGTGTCTGCTGAAGACTCTGGGCACACAAGTACTTTGTTCATTGTCTGATTCAAAAATCTCTAATATGTTGAGGGAGACTAGTGCTTCTGATGTAAACAACTTTGCAGTTCAGAGTTTTATCGGAAATATTGAACAGTCGATAGactctttaaataaaaaagacactTTGAAAGTAGGTTTTCCTATTAAAACTGTAGAAATGGAGATAGAGGCTGTCTACATAGTTTTTGTAGTGTATGTATTAAACCCGTCAAATTTCTGGGTACGTACTAATGAACATCAGAATGAATTTCaagatataatgaaaaatataaacaaattttatGATTTGTGTGAAAATGATGAACTGATTCTAAGAAATCCAGAACCTGGATTATTTTGTTGTGCTAGATACAGCAAGGACAGGTGTTTTTATAGAGCTGTCATCACTGATATTAATGGTTATAAAATTAACGTTTATTTTTTGGATTATGGAAATACTGATTCCATACCATTTTTTGATGTAAAAATTTTGCTTCCAGAGTTTTGTGAGTTGCCTGCCTTAGCCATGTGCTGTTCACTTGCACATATATTTCCTGTTGAAGATTTATGGGTAAAGGCAgcaattgattattttaaaaaaattgtcttgAAAAAAGCAATTTTGCTTCAAGTTATAGCAAAAAAAGATGACAGGTATACTGTAAATATTCAGAATATTGAAGCCTCAGAAAATATTGATGTTGTCTCTCTTATGTTACAATCTGGATATGCAGAATATTGGGAAGTAGAGCCAGAATATTGTCCAAAATCTGTAAGTGAAAATGCAGTGTTAAATTTAAAATCTAAACACAAAGTTAATTTTAAGAAAGTCAGATCTGCCCTTCTCGGAAGGACTGAACCTAAAAAGTACCATTTAagtaagttaaaagaaaataacttgtctttgttaaacTCCCCAGCTGTTAATTTCTcagatttaaaaaatcctttcagCTTGTCTGTGGGACCTGAGTCACCACAACTTTATAAAGAATATATGTTTAAACCAGGAACAGTCCTTGAAGTTAAGTGTTCCTATTATTATGGCCCAGGTAACTTCTCATGCCAGCTCCAATGTAAGTTAGAAGACTTAAAATTACTAATGGAACAAATTCAGAATTATTATAGTACTCATTCTGATCCTTATCAGATTGGGCAGGTTGCTTGTGTTGCTAAGTATTCTAAAGATGGAAAGTGGTATAGAGCTGCTGTTTTGACTCAAGTGTCAAAAAAAGAATTTGACGTAATATTTGTtgattatggttaccagggaagagTTTTAATTAAAGATCTTTGTGCTATTaacccacattttctttttttagaaggCCAGGCCTTCAGATGTAGTCTTAACCATTTAGTTGAACCCATTAGTTGTAAATCCTTCAGTTGGACAAGAGAAGCATGCAGAGACTTCgggaattttatttcttcatctagAGGGTTATTGACTTGTGTCATCTGTGCCTTAGTTCTTATACATCCAAACTATTTGTGTAACTTAGTGGATTTACAATCTCGATTTACTAGTGCAAAAGAATTTCTTATTAGTCATGGCTCTGCACAGTATAGTACATTATCAAGGCCATTCCCATCTTCAGTTAGTCTTTACAGTTACTGTTATTCTTCCTTCAATATTGAAATTGGAAGTgaggaagaaataaatgtatgtcACATATGTAGTCCTGAAAATTTTTATTGCCAACTtagtagaaataataaaaacctAGAGATGATAGAAACAAAAATCACAGAGATTTGTAACCTCAGTGATTTCCCCAAATGTGATTTTACTAAAATGAGATTGTGCATATCTAAGTATGTAGAGAATGGTCTCTTCTATAGAGCTTTAGCAATGCCGACAGATTCATTATCTGACTTTCTGGTGTATTTTGTGGACTTTGGAAATAAGCAATTAGTAGAAGAAAGTTTGTTGAGGCCTATTTCAGATGGATTTCCAGAGTTGCTGTTTACACCTATGCAAGCTATTAAATGTTATTTGTCAGGTCTTAGAGATGTAGATATTCCAGCAGAAATCAATAGCTGGTTTGAAACTAAATTTTTGGGAAAACCATTAAGGGCAATAATACTGTCGAGGGAGCCAGATGGCCAGCTTGGTGTAGAGCTGTATGATGGGTATCAACATATAAATCAGCAAATTAAAATGTTGCTTCATgcttatgggaaaaaaaattgtgacCAAGCACACAGTGTGGAAAAGGGtcctaaaataaatgagaataagAGACTTGCTATTTCCTTGAAAGGCAAAGTACGAAACGACCATCACCATGCTTTGATAAATAAAACTAGTCTAGTAACATACTCTGAAAGCAAAATAGATCAATTAGTGAACCCCAAAAGTATATATGCCAGACTTCTGAAGCCATCGGTTTGTTATAAAATTGAACCTATGTCAAAAAAGATGGTGAAGAAGTCTTTGAAAGATGTACTTAAAAATAAAGGTGTAAAAATTGTCCCTGGATTTGAACATATTCTTGATAAAAGTGATGTGGGCCAGAAGTCAGTAAGGATTGTATTACAGCCTTTTACCAGAGAATTAAATCAAGCAGCCTCACAAAACTCATATAATCTTTCTAGACCACAGATCAAAGATCTTCCTCAACTCCAAATTTACTTGAATACCAAAGTTAAAGGATATGTTTCTAATATCAGTAATCCAGCAAGTTTCCATATTCAACTTGCCAAGAATGAAAATGTAATCATCAGACTTGGCAGTGCTCTAAATGAGAGAAGCACTAATATGGTGAAAGAGAGAAAATTAGTTAAACCTATGGTGGAAGATCTGGTAGTTGCAGAATACTCTGGTGACAATGCCATTTACAGAGCAGTTATTAAGAAAATTTTGCCAGGGAATTCTTTTGAAGTGGAATTTATTGACTATGGTAACATTGCAGTAGTAAACTCATCTAAAATTTATGAAATTAAGAAGGAATTCTTAACTATTCCTCAGCTAGGAGTCCATTGTTTCCTCAGTGGAGTAAAGTGGAATGAGCCTGATGAAATATGGGACAGCAAAACTGTGGATTATTTTGCTTCAACACTAAGTAACAAAACTGTTTCTTGTGAGTTTTTGAAAAAGCATGAGCAGAAATGGGAAGTAAATATAATTTGTGATGAAAAATGTGTCCTTAATGAACTACTGAAATGGACAGCATGTTCAAATCTGCAGAAAACAGTATTGCAAATGCCTCAGGTTGTCTCTCAAAAGGTGAGCCCTGTTGATAATGAAACGAAGAAAGGACGATCAAATGAATATGAAGGTTCTGTGATCCTTCAGCCATCCTACCAACAGTTGGTTAATATTCCTTTTGAAGAGTTAAAACCTGGACAACTTGAAAGGGCTGAAATACTGTATGTTTCAAAAAGTGGGACATTTTATGTGacattatctaaaaataaaaagcttttgttaGATTTAACAGGATTAATTACTGAAGTAAAAAAGCCCTCCTTTTTATCAATGGAAAATATTGAAAAAGGCTTAGAATGCTTGGCAAAATCTAAAAAAACTTCGAAGTGGTATCGatcaaaagtagaaaaaaagtgtGTTGATGAGAAAGTGCTTGTTTTTTTAGTAGACTGTGGTAGGTATGAAATAGTGCCTTTATGTAATACCAAGGTGCTTAGTAAGGAAATAAGAAATATTCCGAGACAAGCTGTGCCTTGTAAATGGATTTGGTTTGAAAATTTTAGGAACATGACATTTGAGTCCATtgtgtgtttatttgttcatttggaAATAGACGTTCTTTTTCTGAAACATTTAGACTTTGCCTGGGAAGTGGAAATTTTGATAGATGGCCTATTACTTTtggaatatttaaatttaaatacagtTCATTTAGAAGAGAACAAACTTAGATCTTCAGAAATTATTTTCAACGTTGAATCTATGACTCCTGTGTCATCATGTACAATAAGATCATTTACTTGGGCACAACTGCAAAATGGTAGGCAATATTCTGGTATTGCCACTGCTATTTCTGATCCATCAGACTTCTGTGTTCAGTTAGAAGATTTCTTTGACACAATGAAATCTGTCTATATGTTGCTCTCTGATCTACCAGAAAACTTACAAACAGTGCCTCAGGAGCACATAATTCCTGGTTCTAGTTgtttgttcaaatatgaattggAAGATCAGTGGAATAGAGTAGAAATTTCTGAAGTCTCTGATCAGTCTTTACTTCTTGTATTGATTGACTATGGATTTTCTGTTTATATATCTTATTCagatataaaatatcttaaagtTGTTCCTGAGGAACTTTTGAATTTGCCAAGGCTAAGTTACCCTTGCATCTTACATGGTATCTTACCTGCGAAAGGGAAACATTGGAACGAAGAagccagaattttttttcaagatcTCCTGAGTAAACCAGGCTTAGTTTTTCAGTTTAGGGAATGCAATTTTGAAGCAAAACTGAAGGTAGATGTCATTCATGAGAAAAACAATTTGGCAGATATGTTAGTTGCATATGGTCTTGCAATATATTCTAAAGATTCAGATTATCTCGATGCAGTTACTGCTACTGGGTCTACTAAAATCCAATATAAATTAAAGAGTAAACCTATTTGCCCATTGTTAAATCAAAattattacaaaagagaaactatAAATTGTGTATGCactgagaagcaaaaactaaaaaatcagaaaactatGAAGAGGAAAGATGTCTATAAGAACCTCTTAAGGAAAAGCCATATTAGTAAAAGATTACATTCCAGAAATTTAACACTGAGGGAGAAGATTGAAGGTggaaaacataattctcaaagtACCATTACATCTGATACATGTGCAGAAGCTTCATTTTTGGAAGTACCTAATTGTTTGAAGAATAACTTCAATTGCattgaaaacatttttggaaaactaCTAACTGAAGGAATACAGGAAAATAACACAGTGGACTCGAGTACAGCAGAAAAAGCATCGCATGCTAATGAAAACATTATATTAGAAGACATAAAAG GTCTTCAGATCAAGAGGATCTGTACTTGA